The following is a genomic window from Methanosphaera cuniculi.
AATACTATTGCACGATTATTATCCATTTTAAGATTGGTCATTTCATACTGTGCACCAGATTCCATTTCACTTTGAGGTACTTTTGTATTAATTCCAGCCCAGTGACTTACATGTGCTTCAGGACCATCAGCACCTATAACAATTTTTGCTTTAATAAGTATCTTTTCTGAATCAAACTTTCTAAGTTCAACAATAAAACATCCATCATCATCACGAGACATTAAAATAGCCTCTGTTTTTATCATAGTTTGTGTACCTTCACGTATTGCATCAACTGCTAGAAGTTTGTCAAATACTTTACGTTCAAGTACAACACCTGTAATATTTTTATCAATATTATCATGTGTAAATTTAGCTTTAGTATTATCTGGTGATATTACTGTTGCACCTTCAATACGTCGTGCAATACAACGTGGATCAATTTCAACTCCTAATTTAGCAATATTTTCATCACTAATTCCTTCAGCACAACGTTTAGGAGTTCCTATTTCTGATTTTTTATCAACAAGTAAAGTTTTTGCTCCTTCTTTTGCTGCCCATTTTGCTGCAGTTGATCCTGCAGGTCCTGCTCCTATAACTAATACATCAACTTCTTTAATTTCACTCATATTATTAATTCCCTTATAAATTTACATTTATTTTGTTAAATATTATAGTATGTATTTATGTAAATTTTAGATTAAATATTTTAATATTATAAATTACAGATGACTAAATATAAAAGAAATATAAATAATTATAAGATAAAATTGTTTAATATAAACTAACATTATACTTTTTTTTACACTAAAAATAAAGAAAATTAAAAGTCACTTAGTATATAAAAAGAAAAAAAAATATTATGAAAGTAAAAATAAAAGATATTACAATTACATGTACAGCGATATATCGTAAAGTAAAATATATTCGCTTTGAACTTACATATGATCATTTAAATCTCATAATACCAGAGAAAACAACACAAAGTATTGAAGATATAATAAAAATAAAAGAAAACTATCTTTATAAGAAAATTAAACAATACCAACAGCTAGAATCAAATACAACGAATCTAGAACTTAACACATTATCTGATGTAAATCTTAGAAAACTTGTAGATAAATTTATTAAAATATATGAAAAAAAGCTTAATGTATCTGTTAATCGTCTTCAATATAGACAAACTAAGTATAAATGGGGAAGTTGTTCAATACGAGGAAATATTACACTTTCATATGATTTAAAGTATTTACCAGAAAAACTAATTAAGTATATTGTTTATCATGAACTTACGCATTTAATAGTACTTAAGCATAATACTGAATTTTTTAATATTATAAAAAAGGAGTTTCCAGACTATATTAGTCTTGATGAGGAGCTTAAGTTATATGAATTTAACATATTTAAAACCAAAAAAAGAGGAGAATATTAAAAAGAAATACTCATCCTTTTTTATCTTTTTTTTTATCGGTTTTCATAAACATCTGTTTTATCACGTGAATGTTTAAATGGAATATTTAATCCAAGATCTAATTTTTTATCAATATTTTTCTGATTTTTAGTTTTCTTTTGTTTTGAAAGTTTTTCAAGCATTTCAATTCCAAATTTTCCAGGATTAGTTTCTGTTACTTCAATTTCTCCTTCTTCTATTGCTCGGTCTACTAGTGTTTTACCTTTGTTTGTTCTTTTAAAGATTGTTGACCATCCTGGTTTTGCACCTACAGAACCACATGATGCATCAGAAAGTTCACCTAAATAGTCAAGACAGTAGTTACATCCTGTTTGTTCAAATCCATGTGTTTTTTTAAGTGGTATTGAACCTTCACCATCAGTATATGTGATGAAAAGTTTTCCTTTTGATATATCAAGTTTTGTTACTTTAGATAATGGTACTCCTACTGTATCTTCTACAAATGTTCTTATTGATTCATATGGGAAGTTTTCCATACAATATATACCAAGAACAAGTGCAATATTTTCAGACACATTTCTAAATCCCATTGGGTATGATTGTAGTTTTCGTATTCCCATTATTTGACAAGGTGTTCCTATAGTTCCTATTTTTTCAAGTCCATATTCACGAGTTGCTTCTTTTAGAAGTGATACATTAGGACACATGGTGTATTTTGTTCCAGCTCCTTTAAGTATTTCTTTTTTTGTTGTTGCAACTAGTGGTTCTGGTTTCCATGGATCATCACTTGGTGCTGCTACAATTGTTCCATCAATCATTCCATCTTCTAATGCAAAAGATAGAAGTGTTGTTACAATTCCTCCATCTTGTGATTTTTTAAGTACTTTTTTATCTACTGCACGTACAGTTATAATTTCTTCGTAAGATCCGAGTATTGGATCGTTTGTTATATTCAACTTTTATTCCTCCA
Proteins encoded in this region:
- a CDS encoding NAD(P)/FAD-dependent oxidoreductase — its product is MKEVDVLVIGAGPAGSTAAKWAAKEGAKTLLVDKKSEIGTPKRCAEGISDENIAKLGVEIDPRCIARRIEGATVISPDNTKAKFTHDNIDKNITGVVLERKVFDKLLAVDAIREGTQTMIKTEAILMSRDDDGCFIVELRKFDSEKILIKAKIVIGADGPEAHVSHWAGINTKVPQSEMESGAQYEMTNLKMDNNRAIVFYFGSVAPGGYVWIFPKGYDTANVGIDINPTKATKSAKEYLDDFIANCDVTKDAQKVEINVGGNPLCGVFDEIVADNFMLVGDAAGCVNPVTGGGIDTAIESGMVAGKTAAKAVKENDYSKENLQEYVKYIDENIKKPFKKYIKIRDFLYDLSDEDLNEYVKILSTFQFDTFSLKNLIKAFIKASPRSLFKLRKLF
- the frhB gene encoding coenzyme F420 hydrogenase subunit beta, which translates into the protein MNITNDPILGSYEEIITVRAVDKKVLKKSQDGGIVTTLLSFALEDGMIDGTIVAAPSDDPWKPEPLVATTKKEILKGAGTKYTMCPNVSLLKEATREYGLEKIGTIGTPCQIMGIRKLQSYPMGFRNVSENIALVLGIYCMENFPYESIRTFVEDTVGVPLSKVTKLDISKGKLFITYTDGEGSIPLKKTHGFEQTGCNYCLDYLGELSDASCGSVGAKPGWSTIFKRTNKGKTLVDRAIEEGEIEVTETNPGKFGIEMLEKLSKQKKTKNQKNIDKKLDLGLNIPFKHSRDKTDVYENR
- a CDS encoding M48 metallopeptidase family protein; its protein translation is MKVKIKDITITCTAIYRKVKYIRFELTYDHLNLIIPEKTTQSIEDIIKIKENYLYKKIKQYQQLESNTTNLELNTLSDVNLRKLVDKFIKIYEKKLNVSVNRLQYRQTKYKWGSCSIRGNITLSYDLKYLPEKLIKYIVYHELTHLIVLKHNTEFFNIIKKEFPDYISLDEELKLYEFNIFKTKKRGEY